The following proteins are encoded in a genomic region of Phycisphaera sp.:
- the argB gene encoding acetylglutamate kinase, with amino-acid sequence MNAVVVKLGGRGVDAAVSREPIIDALARLAAHERLVIVHGGGAAIDARLERLGIEVRRVQGLRITDEATMNEVVATVGGVVNHALVGALISRDIHCTGLTLAGAGVRAQLHRPVDGVDLGRVGVVDPDEDAHDVDGLLALLSAGVLPVVSCVGADEDGRPLNVNADDAAAGVAGALGASQLVLLTDTPGVLDANGGLIEELDRPEIERLIDSGIIAGGMIVKVRAAVDMAARLHAPVRIASWTDADAPWWREPNAPGGTIIRDGKPASLGAGNA; translated from the coding sequence ATGAACGCCGTCGTCGTCAAGCTCGGGGGCCGCGGTGTAGACGCGGCCGTCTCGCGCGAGCCCATCATCGACGCGCTCGCCCGCCTAGCCGCCCACGAACGCCTCGTGATCGTCCACGGTGGCGGCGCGGCCATCGACGCCCGGCTCGAACGGCTAGGCATAGAGGTCCGCCGTGTACAGGGCTTGCGCATCACCGACGAAGCCACCATGAACGAGGTCGTCGCCACGGTCGGCGGCGTCGTCAACCACGCCCTCGTCGGTGCCCTGATCTCACGCGACATCCATTGCACGGGACTCACCCTCGCCGGCGCGGGCGTCCGTGCCCAACTGCATCGCCCCGTTGACGGTGTCGACCTGGGCCGGGTGGGCGTGGTCGACCCCGACGAGGACGCCCACGATGTCGATGGGCTGCTCGCCCTGCTCAGCGCGGGCGTGCTTCCGGTCGTGTCGTGCGTTGGTGCCGACGAGGACGGCCGCCCGCTCAACGTCAATGCCGACGATGCCGCCGCGGGCGTGGCCGGCGCGCTCGGTGCCAGCCAACTCGTGCTGCTGACCGACACGCCCGGCGTGCTCGACGCCAACGGTGGACTCATCGAAGAACTCGATCGCCCCGAGATCGAACGCCTCATCGACAGCGGCATCATCGCCGGGGGCATGATCGTCAAGGTCCGCGCCGCCGTCGACATGGCCGCCCGCCTGCACGCACCGGTGCGCATCGCTTCGTGGACCGATGCCGACGCGCCATGGTGGCGCGAGCCCAACGCCCCCGGCGGCACCATCATCCGCGATGGCAAGCCGGCCTCGCTGGGAGCTGGGAATGCCTGA
- the argF gene encoding ornithine carbamoyltransferase: MPDTIVKPASAGVPRSLLSSAQLDAPEIQVVLDLARRIRHDWPTPPRTLENKAIALVFEKPSLRTRISFDIGLSRLGANVTYLDQSGSPIGDRESIKDFTMTLERYADAIVARVRRHTVLEQMDRHSRVPIVNALSDLEHPCQALADALTIRTVYGRLKGVKIAYIGDGNNVCNSLMLTMAAMGAIVTIVAPSAYEPDHEILARARQRAEGSGGAVNLATDPDAIAGHDVVYTDTWVSMGSESERDERVEAFQRYRVTKESMLRAAVGGKQPSFMHCLPAFRGVEVDDAVIDGPGSLVYEQAENRMHAQNALLTMLLSNGKNTNGATP; encoded by the coding sequence ATGCCTGACACCATCGTCAAGCCCGCTTCGGCGGGGGTGCCGCGCAGCCTCCTCTCCTCCGCCCAACTCGACGCGCCCGAAATCCAGGTCGTCCTCGACCTCGCACGCCGGATTCGCCACGACTGGCCCACGCCCCCGCGCACGCTCGAGAACAAGGCCATCGCCCTGGTTTTCGAGAAGCCCTCCCTGCGCACCCGCATCAGCTTCGACATCGGCCTCAGCCGCCTGGGCGCCAACGTGACCTACCTCGACCAATCGGGCTCGCCAATCGGCGACCGCGAGTCAATCAAGGACTTCACGATGACCCTCGAGCGCTACGCCGACGCCATCGTCGCCCGCGTGCGCCGCCACACCGTGCTCGAACAGATGGACCGCCACTCGAGAGTCCCGATCGTCAACGCCCTGAGCGACCTCGAACACCCATGCCAGGCGCTGGCCGACGCGCTCACCATCCGGACCGTCTACGGCCGCCTCAAGGGTGTGAAGATTGCCTACATCGGCGACGGCAACAACGTCTGCAATTCGCTCATGCTCACCATGGCCGCAATGGGTGCCATCGTCACCATCGTCGCCCCAAGCGCCTACGAGCCCGACCACGAGATCCTGGCCCGTGCCCGGCAGCGCGCCGAAGGATCGGGCGGCGCCGTCAACCTCGCGACCGATCCCGACGCGATCGCCGGCCACGACGTGGTCTACACCGACACCTGGGTCTCGATGGGCAGCGAGAGCGAGCGCGACGAGCGCGTCGAGGCGTTCCAGCGATACCGCGTGACCAAGGAGTCCATGCTCCGTGCGGCCGTCGGCGGCAAGCAACCCTCCTTCATGCACTGCCTGCCCGCCTTCCGAGGTGTCGAGGTCGACGACGCCGTCATCGACGGCCCCGGCTCGCTCGTCTACGAGCAGGCCGAGAATCGCATGCACGCACAGAACGCGTTGCTCACCATGCTGCTGAGCAACGGCAAGAACACGAACGGAGCCACCCCATGA